The Chloroflexia bacterium SDU3-3 genome segment GGGCCACTGGCCCACGCCCTCTTCTACGCAGCGGCGGAAGATTCAGCCCTACGCGCGCCCGATCGAGCGCAGGTAGTTCAGGCTGATGCCCACGCTCTCCAGCGGCGGGCGCTTGCACACATCCTGCTCGACCACATAGTACTCCACGCCGATCTCATCGCCCACGGCGAACAGCGCGGGGAAGTCCAGCGTTCCCGACCCGACCTCGGCGAACTCCTGCTCGGGGGTGTCGGCCATGTCCTTGATGTGCACCAGCGGCACGCTGCCGGCCATGCCGCGCAGCAGCGCCTGCGGGTCTACGCCCGCCTTGGCGACCCAGTACACATCCAGCTCCGACTTCACCAGCGCGGGGTCGGCCTCCTCGAACAGCAGCGCCAGGCCGGTGGCGTCGCCGTAGCGCTGGAACTCGAAGTCGTGGTTGTGGTAGCACAGCTGCATGCCGTGCTCCTTGGCCTTGCGGCCATACTCGTTCAGCTGCTGGCCCAGGCGGCGGTAGTCGTCGCCGCTGGTGCGGCGCTCCGGCGCGAGGTAGGGCACCACCGGGTACTTGCCGCCCAGCACGGCCAGGTTCTCCAGCCACAGGTCGGCGTTGCTCTCGAACTTATCCAGGCCGATGTGCATCCCCGACACGGACAGCCCCAGCGTATCAAGCTCGCGCCGCAGCTGGGCGGCGGTCATATCGCCAAGCGTCACAAGCTCCACCGCGCGGTAGCCCAGCTCCGCAAGCGCGCGGAGCGTCCCAACATAGTCGGCGGCCACGGCCTCGCGCAGGGTGTACATCTGAACAGAGATA includes the following:
- a CDS encoding sugar phosphate isomerase/epimerase, with protein sequence MKESIVASANPISVQMYTLREAVAADYVGTLRALAELGYRAVELVTLGDMTAAQLRRELDTLGLSVSGMHIGLDKFESNADLWLENLAVLGGKYPVVPYLAPERRTSGDDYRRLGQQLNEYGRKAKEHGMQLCYHNHDFEFQRYGDATGLALLFEEADPALVKSELDVYWVAKAGVDPQALLRGMAGSVPLVHIKDMADTPEQEFAEVGSGTLDFPALFAVGDEIGVEYYVVEQDVCKRPPLESVGISLNYLRSIGRA